One segment of Amycolatopsis alba DSM 44262 DNA contains the following:
- a CDS encoding ABC transporter ATP-binding protein, with the protein MTLEVHGLGIDGLVRDVSFDVARGERVGLIGESGSGKSLTALSIMGLLPEELAASGSVKLDGRELLGAPEKELSRLRGNDLSMVFQEPMTALNPAMRVGAQVAEPMRIHRNGGKHRAAAEALLNSVGLPGTFRAYPHQLSGGQRQRVVLAIALANDPKLLICDEPTTALDVTVQAQILELILDGVRERESALLFITHDLAVVASVCERVLVMLDGEIVESGTTREVLTAPQHEYTKKLLAASDLEASR; encoded by the coding sequence ATGACCCTCGAAGTCCACGGTCTCGGGATCGACGGCCTGGTGCGCGACGTCTCGTTCGACGTCGCGCGAGGTGAGCGCGTCGGACTGATCGGCGAGTCCGGTTCCGGCAAATCGCTGACGGCGCTGTCGATCATGGGGCTGCTGCCCGAGGAGCTCGCCGCGTCCGGCTCGGTGAAACTCGACGGCCGCGAGCTGCTCGGCGCGCCGGAGAAGGAACTGTCGCGGTTGCGCGGCAACGACCTGTCGATGGTGTTCCAGGAGCCGATGACCGCGCTGAACCCGGCGATGCGGGTCGGCGCGCAGGTGGCCGAACCGATGCGGATCCACCGCAACGGCGGGAAACACCGCGCCGCGGCCGAGGCGCTGCTGAATTCCGTCGGGCTACCCGGCACCTTCCGCGCGTATCCGCATCAGCTGTCCGGCGGGCAGCGGCAGCGCGTCGTCCTCGCGATCGCGCTGGCCAACGACCCCAAGCTGCTGATCTGCGACGAACCGACGACCGCTTTGGACGTCACCGTGCAGGCGCAGATCCTGGAACTGATCCTCGACGGGGTTCGTGAGCGGGAGAGCGCGCTGCTGTTCATCACGCACGACCTCGCCGTGGTCGCGTCGGTGTGCGAGCGCGTGCTGGTGATGCTGGACGGCGAGATCGTCGAATCCGGAACCACGCGGGAAGTTCTCACCGCGCCGCAGCACGAGTACACGAAGAAGCTGCTGGCCGCTTCGGATCTGGAGGCGAGCCGATGA
- a CDS encoding ABC transporter permease produces the protein MTVKIVRRVAILVASVLVASIVVFLFMAVLPGDPAQVALGVNATPELVAKTRAEFGIDRPLVTQYFDWIGGVLHGDFGRSYVTREEIGPALTDRLGVTLWLVGAGMLVALLIAVPAGTFAAVRRRKADGTAVSGLSQIGVAIPAFLAGIILVQIFAVQLRWLPSGGWTPPVQDPGEFLRGLVLPALSLGLVQGAVLTRYVRSAVLDTLGQDYLRTARSKGLRPFRALFRHGLRNAAVPVVTVLGLQLATLLIGAVVVERVFVLPGLGSMLLDSVASRDLLSVQGIVLVLVVGVLLVNFVVDVLYTVLDPRLRGS, from the coding sequence ATGACGGTCAAGATCGTGCGACGGGTGGCGATCCTGGTGGCCAGTGTGCTGGTCGCGTCCATCGTGGTGTTCCTGTTCATGGCCGTGCTGCCGGGCGATCCGGCGCAGGTCGCGCTCGGCGTCAACGCGACACCGGAGCTGGTCGCGAAGACCCGCGCCGAATTCGGTATCGACAGGCCGCTGGTCACGCAGTACTTCGACTGGATCGGTGGTGTCCTGCACGGCGACTTCGGCCGCTCGTACGTCACCCGCGAGGAGATCGGGCCCGCGCTGACCGACCGGCTCGGCGTGACGTTGTGGCTGGTCGGGGCCGGGATGCTGGTGGCGCTGCTGATCGCCGTCCCGGCCGGGACGTTCGCCGCGGTGCGGCGCCGGAAGGCCGACGGCACCGCGGTTTCCGGGCTGTCGCAGATCGGCGTCGCCATCCCCGCGTTTCTCGCCGGCATCATCCTGGTGCAGATCTTCGCGGTGCAGCTGCGCTGGCTGCCCTCCGGTGGCTGGACGCCGCCGGTGCAGGACCCCGGCGAATTCCTGCGCGGCCTCGTCCTGCCGGCTTTGTCACTGGGGCTCGTCCAGGGCGCGGTGCTCACCCGCTACGTGCGGTCCGCGGTGCTCGACACACTCGGGCAGGACTACCTGCGCACGGCCCGGTCCAAGGGGCTCCGGCCGTTCCGAGCGCTCTTCCGCCACGGGCTGCGCAACGCCGCCGTCCCGGTGGTGACGGTGCTCGGCCTGCAACTGGCGACGCTGCTGATCGGCGCCGTGGTCGTCGAGCGCGTGTTCGTGCTGCCGGGGCTCGGCAGCATGCTGCTCGACTCGGTGGCGTCGCGGGATCTGTTGTCCGTGCAGGGGATCGTGCTGGTCTTGGTGGTCGGCGTGCTGCTGGTGAACTTCGTGGTCGACGTCCTCTACACGGTGCTCGACCCGAGATTGCGGGGTTCCTGA
- a CDS encoding ABC transporter substrate-binding protein: MKARIHAAALVLLLVTSACSAGSSATVAKDPGTLAIGYTAEPANFDFTRTDGAAIPQALLYNVYEGLVKLDADAKIVPLLAESWTVSPDGKTYDFKLRKNAKFGNGAPFTAEDVKFSLMRVKTDWTVSIKSTMDVVDRVDVVAPDHARVVLTKPSNGWLFSLTSRLGAMFSPAGVADLANKPVGTGPYTVSSRRRGDSIVLKRNPDYWGTKPAYSTVVLKYIKDPTALNNALLSNGIDVISAITVPDSIPQFQSDDRFTVVEGTTNSEVTLAFNNTRPPLNDVRVRRALSYAIDRKALLDTAWAGRGTLIGSMVPPTDPWYEDLSNAYSFDPAKAKALLAEAGQPNPSLRLRIPNLPYAVSAAQVVASQLADVGVTVTIEPLDFPAVWLKQVFTDHDYDLSIIQHVEARDIVTFGKPKYYWGYDGKDVQQELAKADAGTPQEQIDAMRQVARRLSEDAAADWLFLFPNVIVAKNKVTGFVRNQVSESFDLTGLAPR; this comes from the coding sequence ATGAAAGCCCGGATCCACGCGGCGGCCCTCGTGTTGCTGCTGGTGACGTCCGCCTGCTCCGCCGGGTCGAGTGCCACGGTCGCCAAGGATCCCGGCACGCTCGCCATCGGGTACACCGCCGAACCCGCGAACTTCGACTTCACCCGCACCGACGGCGCCGCCATCCCGCAGGCCTTGCTCTACAACGTCTACGAGGGCCTGGTGAAACTCGACGCGGACGCGAAGATCGTGCCGCTGCTGGCCGAATCCTGGACCGTTTCCCCGGACGGCAAGACCTACGACTTCAAGCTCCGCAAGAACGCGAAGTTCGGCAACGGCGCGCCGTTCACCGCCGAGGACGTCAAGTTCTCGCTGATGCGGGTCAAAACCGACTGGACGGTGTCGATCAAGTCCACAATGGACGTTGTCGACCGGGTCGACGTCGTCGCGCCGGACCACGCGCGGGTCGTGCTCACGAAACCGAGCAACGGCTGGCTGTTCAGCCTCACCAGCAGGCTCGGCGCGATGTTCAGCCCTGCCGGCGTCGCGGATCTGGCGAACAAACCGGTCGGCACCGGACCGTACACGGTGTCCTCCCGCCGGCGCGGCGATTCCATCGTGCTCAAAAGGAATCCCGACTACTGGGGCACAAAACCGGCGTACTCGACCGTCGTCCTCAAGTACATCAAGGATCCGACGGCGCTCAACAACGCCTTGCTCAGCAACGGGATCGACGTCATCTCTGCGATCACCGTGCCGGATTCGATCCCGCAGTTCCAGAGCGACGACCGGTTCACCGTCGTCGAAGGCACGACGAACAGCGAGGTCACGCTCGCGTTCAACAACACCCGCCCGCCGCTGAACGACGTGCGCGTGCGGCGTGCGCTGTCGTACGCGATCGACCGGAAGGCCTTGCTGGACACGGCCTGGGCGGGGCGCGGCACGCTCATCGGCAGCATGGTCCCGCCGACGGATCCTTGGTACGAAGACCTCTCGAACGCGTACTCGTTCGATCCCGCGAAGGCGAAAGCGCTGCTCGCGGAAGCAGGGCAGCCGAATCCCTCGCTGCGGCTGCGTATCCCGAACCTGCCGTACGCCGTCTCGGCCGCGCAGGTGGTGGCGTCGCAGCTGGCCGACGTCGGGGTGACCGTGACGATCGAGCCGCTGGACTTCCCGGCGGTGTGGCTCAAACAGGTCTTCACCGATCACGACTACGACCTCTCGATCATCCAGCACGTCGAGGCGCGCGACATCGTCACCTTCGGTAAGCCGAAGTACTACTGGGGTTACGACGGCAAGGACGTCCAGCAGGAGCTGGCGAAGGCCGACGCCGGGACACCCCAGGAGCAGATCGACGCGATGCGCCAGGTCGCGCGGCGGCTGTCCGAGGACGCGGCCGCGGACTGGCTTTTCCTGTTCCCCAATGTGATCGTGGCGAAGAACAAGGTGACCGGGTTCGTCCGCAACCAGGTCAGCGAGTCCTTCGATCTCACGGGATTGGCGCCGCGATGA
- a CDS encoding ABC transporter permease codes for MRNRSLVIGGVLVALIVLAAVLSFVWTPFDPVRVDAPNRLHEFSGSNLLGTDSFGRDVLSQLMVGARTTLYVGVVAVGIAALIGTPLGILAGMSSRWLGEFVMRVNDLVLAFPALLLAIMFGAVFGADTLTAMVAIGIATIPSFARIARSGTLQVMSSEFVLAARSAGRSRPNIAARHVLPNISGLLIVQASVSFAIAVLAEAALSFLGFGTRPPTPSWGRMLQESQVFLTLHPRLALVPGVAIAIAVLGFNLLGDGLRDRLDPRLAARL; via the coding sequence ATGCGTAACCGCAGTCTCGTCATCGGCGGTGTGCTGGTCGCGCTGATCGTGCTCGCCGCGGTGCTTTCGTTCGTGTGGACGCCGTTCGACCCGGTCCGTGTCGACGCGCCCAACCGGCTGCACGAGTTCAGCGGCTCGAACCTGCTCGGCACCGACAGCTTCGGCCGTGACGTGCTCAGTCAGCTCATGGTCGGCGCGCGGACGACGCTGTACGTCGGCGTGGTCGCGGTCGGGATCGCCGCGCTGATCGGGACGCCGCTGGGCATCCTCGCCGGGATGTCGTCGCGGTGGCTCGGCGAATTCGTCATGCGGGTCAACGACCTGGTGCTCGCGTTCCCCGCGCTGCTGCTGGCGATCATGTTCGGCGCGGTGTTCGGGGCCGACACGCTGACCGCGATGGTGGCGATCGGCATCGCGACCATCCCGTCCTTCGCGCGGATCGCGCGTTCGGGAACGTTGCAGGTGATGAGCAGCGAGTTCGTGCTGGCCGCGCGGTCGGCAGGTCGTTCGCGGCCGAACATCGCGGCGCGGCACGTGCTGCCGAACATCTCCGGGCTGCTGATCGTCCAGGCGTCCGTCTCGTTCGCGATCGCCGTGCTCGCGGAAGCGGCGTTGTCGTTCCTCGGCTTCGGCACGCGGCCGCCGACGCCGTCTTGGGGCCGGATGCTGCAGGAATCCCAGGTGTTCCTGACCCTGCACCCGCGGCTCGCGCTCGTACCCGGCGTCGCGATCGCCATCGCCGTCCTCGGGTTCAACCTGCTCGGTGACGGCCTGCGCGATCGTCTCGACCCGCGATTGGCGGCGCGGCTATGA